A window of the Synechococcus sp. LTW-R genome harbors these coding sequences:
- a CDS encoding protein adenylyltransferase SelO family protein, with protein sequence MNSSENARVIESFKAFAGQVDYSLLESLQADPEASSDGEDHRPRQVYSGHYVPVTPTPLPEPEYVAHSASLFAELGLSDELAQDEDFRRLFSGDSSVAHGAMRPYGWATGYALSIYGTEYIQQCPFGTGNGYGDGRAISIFEGLFEGQRWEMQLKGGGPTPYCRGADGRAVLRSSVREFLAQEFMHALGVPTTRSLTLYVSQAEGVRRPWYSPQSRSFEPDVMVNNPAAITTRVAPSFLRVGQLELFARRARSNAHPGALRELQQITAHLIERNYRGEINAGLPFPQQVLELARLFRERLTSLVADWIRVGYCQGNFNSDNCAAGGYTLDYGPFGFCELFDPRFQPWTGGGEHFCFLNQPAAAEANYQMFWSALRPLLEGDAEALAQLDALREGFSEAMGTALEAMWCRKLGLPRYDDVLLKDLLQLLASSRADYTATFRALSDLPEQIEPLKAAFYLPIDAELEQRWSAWLERWHGQTSGDAKATMRRANPQITWREWLVAPAYERAAGGDLSLIRELQAVFRDPYVSPPAKLAATYGQLKPREFFNAGGLSHYSCSS encoded by the coding sequence ATGAACAGCAGCGAGAACGCCCGGGTCATCGAGAGCTTTAAGGCCTTCGCAGGTCAGGTCGACTACTCCCTGCTGGAGTCCCTCCAAGCGGACCCCGAGGCCAGTAGCGATGGCGAGGACCACCGGCCACGTCAGGTCTATTCCGGGCACTACGTCCCCGTCACGCCGACCCCACTGCCGGAGCCGGAGTACGTCGCCCACAGCGCCAGCCTCTTTGCCGAGCTCGGCCTCAGCGACGAACTCGCCCAGGACGAGGATTTCCGCCGACTCTTCTCCGGCGACAGCAGCGTTGCCCACGGTGCCATGCGCCCCTATGGCTGGGCGACGGGCTACGCCCTGTCGATCTACGGCACCGAGTACATCCAGCAGTGCCCCTTCGGCACTGGCAATGGCTACGGCGACGGCCGGGCGATCTCGATCTTCGAAGGCCTCTTTGAAGGCCAGCGCTGGGAGATGCAACTCAAGGGGGGCGGCCCGACCCCCTACTGCCGCGGCGCGGACGGCCGGGCCGTGCTGCGCTCAAGCGTGCGCGAGTTCCTCGCCCAGGAGTTCATGCACGCCCTGGGGGTGCCCACAACCCGCTCCCTCACCCTCTACGTGTCCCAAGCCGAAGGCGTCAGGCGGCCCTGGTACTCGCCTCAGTCCCGCTCGTTTGAGCCGGACGTCATGGTCAACAACCCGGCGGCGATCACGACCCGGGTCGCGCCGTCCTTCCTGCGGGTGGGGCAACTGGAACTGTTTGCCCGCCGGGCGCGAAGCAACGCCCACCCAGGCGCCCTACGTGAACTGCAGCAGATCACAGCTCACCTGATCGAGCGGAATTACCGCGGCGAGATCAACGCAGGCCTGCCCTTCCCGCAGCAGGTCCTCGAGTTGGCCCGGCTGTTCAGGGAGCGCCTGACGTCACTGGTGGCGGACTGGATCCGCGTCGGCTACTGCCAGGGGAACTTCAACAGCGACAACTGCGCCGCCGGCGGCTACACCCTCGACTACGGCCCCTTCGGTTTCTGCGAGCTCTTCGATCCCCGCTTCCAGCCGTGGACCGGCGGCGGCGAGCACTTCTGCTTCCTCAATCAACCGGCGGCAGCGGAAGCCAACTACCAGATGTTCTGGTCCGCCCTGCGACCACTGCTCGAGGGAGATGCGGAGGCCCTGGCGCAGCTCGATGCCCTGCGTGAGGGCTTCAGCGAAGCGATGGGGACGGCTCTCGAAGCGATGTGGTGCCGCAAGCTCGGGCTACCCCGATACGACGACGTCCTGCTCAAGGACCTGCTGCAATTGCTGGCCAGCTCGAGGGCTGATTACACCGCGACCTTCCGCGCGCTCTCGGACCTCCCCGAACAGATCGAGCCCCTCAAGGCCGCCTTCTACCTACCCATTGACGCTGAGCTGGAGCAACGCTGGTCGGCCTGGCTCGAGCGCTGGCATGGGCAGACCAGCGGCGATGCCAAGGCGACGATGCGGCGCGCCAATCCGCAGATCACCTGGCGCGAATGGCTCGTGGCGCCGGCCTACGAGCGCGCCGCAGGAG
- a CDS encoding SHOCT domain-containing protein, with the protein MKDQGLLTEEEFSAAKAKLLGQ; encoded by the coding sequence ATGAAAGACCAGGGGCTACTTACCGAAGAAGAGTTCTCGGCAGCCAAAGCGAAGCTGTTGGGGCAGTGA